In one window of Pseudomonas chlororaphis subsp. chlororaphis DNA:
- a CDS encoding alpha/beta fold hydrolase, with the protein MSQITQHALKLNGIELHLHAAGPLDGPPVWLLHGFPECWYSWRRQVAPLTAAGYRVLLPQMRGYGDSSAPDEVAAYDVLTLCADIQQAMDALGQEQACIVGHDWGAVVAWHLALLEPQRVKALVTLSVPFAGRPKRPAVEIMRELFAERFNYILYFQEPGVAERELDADIDRSLLHFMHDCEHLLDEKSPSALLFEGMPARHAPPAWCTPEDFAVYRRTFTGRGFRGALNWYRNFERNWQRTEHLGECQVSQPTLFMIGDRDPVGQLEARTMERMPGKVPRLEQHRLADCGHWIQSEKAEEVNLRLLDFLRRHYPCPPMVQTGA; encoded by the coding sequence ATGAGCCAGATCACCCAACATGCCCTGAAGCTCAATGGCATCGAATTGCACCTGCATGCCGCTGGCCCGCTGGACGGACCGCCGGTGTGGCTGCTGCATGGGTTTCCCGAGTGCTGGTATTCGTGGCGCCGGCAGGTCGCGCCGCTGACGGCCGCCGGCTACCGGGTGCTGCTCCCGCAGATGCGCGGCTACGGCGACAGCAGCGCCCCCGATGAGGTGGCGGCCTATGACGTGTTGACCCTGTGCGCCGATATCCAGCAGGCGATGGATGCCCTGGGCCAGGAGCAGGCCTGTATCGTCGGTCACGACTGGGGCGCCGTGGTGGCCTGGCACCTGGCGCTGCTGGAACCGCAGCGGGTCAAGGCCCTGGTGACCCTGTCGGTGCCGTTCGCCGGCCGCCCGAAACGCCCGGCCGTGGAGATCATGCGCGAGCTGTTCGCCGAGCGTTTCAACTACATCCTGTACTTCCAGGAACCCGGCGTCGCCGAGCGGGAACTGGACGCCGACATCGACCGCAGCCTGCTGCATTTCATGCACGACTGCGAACACCTGCTGGATGAAAAAAGCCCGTCGGCCCTGCTGTTCGAGGGCATGCCTGCGCGCCACGCACCGCCCGCCTGGTGCACGCCGGAGGATTTTGCAGTGTACCGGCGCACCTTTACAGGGCGAGGTTTTCGCGGCGCCTTGAACTGGTACCGCAACTTCGAGCGCAACTGGCAACGGACCGAACACCTGGGCGAATGCCAGGTGAGCCAACCCACTCTGTTCATGATCGGCGACCGCGACCCGGTGGGCCAGCTGGAAGCCCGCACGATGGAGCGCATGCCCGGCAAGGTGCCGCGCCTGGAACAGCATCGACTGGCGGATTGCGGGCACTGGATCCAGAGTGAAAAGGCCGAGGAGGTCAATCTGCGGCTGCTGGATTTTCTGCGCCGGCATTACCCCTGCCCGCCTATGGTGCAGACAGGGGCCTAG
- a CDS encoding antibiotic biosynthesis monooxygenase family protein: protein MIAVIFEALPRPEHRQRYLDIAAALKPLLLEIDGFISIERFQSLSEPDKLLSLSFWRDEQAVEAWRTLERHRTAQALGRTQVFADYRLRVAEVARDYGLTRRDQAPADSRRAHAG, encoded by the coding sequence ATGATCGCCGTGATATTCGAAGCCCTGCCCCGCCCGGAACATCGCCAGCGTTACCTGGACATCGCCGCCGCGCTGAAACCGCTGCTGCTGGAGATCGACGGCTTCATTTCCATCGAACGTTTCCAGAGCCTGAGCGAGCCGGACAAGCTGCTGTCCCTGTCGTTCTGGCGCGACGAGCAAGCGGTGGAAGCCTGGCGCACCCTGGAACGCCATCGCACGGCCCAGGCCCTGGGGCGGACCCAGGTGTTCGCCGACTACCGGCTGCGGGTCGCCGAGGTGGCGCGCGACTACGGGCTGACCCGGCGCGACCAGGCGCCGGCAGACAGCCGCCGGGCCCATGCCGGGTAA
- a CDS encoding cytochrome P450 yields the protein MDPITAVTHADPYPYYASLRARGGLAFDPGLGMWLASSAAAVAAVLAHPECRVRPAHEPVPRAIVDGAAGQVFGRLMRMNDGERQRCPRAAIEPGLQQVHAEEASQRVAALLLGLPSDTAARLHDCQFHLPVAVVAGLLGFAAHQLPAIAELTRDFVACLSPASDRAQRDAAHRAAGQLTRRFEVLLDQPPLSPLLQRIVTGFGAQDRDSLIANLIGLLSQTFEASAGLIGNTLCALLGDRRLLADLRAAPERVADLLAEVQRHDPPVQNTRRFVAAPCRIAGVTLEPGAVVLVLLASANRDPQLNPQPDRLLLEREARRSFSFGSGRHQCPGQELALAIAGAVVGALLRQSALDQPIAWTYKPSLNGRIPLFTSLPESH from the coding sequence ATGGACCCGATCACCGCCGTTACCCACGCCGATCCCTACCCTTACTACGCCAGCCTGCGGGCCCGGGGCGGGCTGGCCTTCGACCCCGGACTGGGGATGTGGCTGGCCAGCAGCGCCGCAGCGGTGGCCGCGGTGCTGGCCCATCCCGAGTGTCGGGTACGTCCTGCGCACGAGCCAGTACCGCGGGCGATAGTCGACGGCGCCGCCGGTCAAGTATTCGGCCGCCTGATGCGGATGAACGACGGTGAGCGCCAGCGTTGCCCCCGGGCCGCCATCGAGCCGGGCCTGCAACAGGTGCATGCCGAGGAAGCCAGCCAGCGGGTCGCCGCCCTGCTGCTGGGCCTGCCAAGCGATACCGCGGCCAGGCTGCATGACTGCCAGTTCCACCTGCCGGTGGCGGTGGTCGCCGGGCTGCTGGGCTTTGCCGCGCATCAGTTGCCAGCAATTGCCGAGCTGACCCGGGACTTTGTCGCCTGCCTGTCGCCAGCCAGCGACCGGGCACAACGGGATGCCGCCCACCGGGCAGCCGGACAGCTGACTCGACGCTTTGAGGTTCTGCTCGATCAGCCGCCCCTCAGCCCGCTGTTGCAACGGATCGTCACAGGCTTCGGCGCTCAAGATCGCGACAGCCTGATCGCCAACCTGATCGGCCTGTTGTCCCAGACCTTCGAGGCCAGCGCCGGGCTGATCGGCAATACCCTCTGCGCCCTGCTGGGCGATCGCCGGTTGCTCGCGGACCTGCGAGCGGCCCCTGAGCGGGTCGCCGACCTGCTGGCCGAAGTGCAGCGCCACGATCCGCCGGTGCAGAACACCCGGCGCTTCGTCGCCGCCCCTTGCCGCATCGCCGGGGTGACGCTGGAGCCCGGCGCAGTGGTGCTGGTGCTGCTGGCCTCGGCCAATCGCGACCCGCAGTTGAACCCGCAGCCGGATCGCCTGCTGCTCGAACGCGAGGCGCGGCGCAGTTTCAGCTTTGGCAGCGGTCGCCACCAATGCCCCGGCCAAGAGTTGGCCCTGGCCATAGCCGGCGCGGTGGTCGGTGCACTGCTGCGGCAATCGGCCCTCGACCAGCCCATCGCCTGGACCTACAAACCCTCGCTCAACGGGCGCATCCCCTTGTTCACTAGCCTGCCGGAGTCGCACTGA
- a CDS encoding ArsR/SmtB family transcription factor has translation MNAQQHDNAVSQVAAAIAEPARTKMLCALMDGHARTSTELAAIADVSASTASAHLGKLKELALVRLHVQGRHRYYSLADKRVAQALEALMVIGRNATPAFSPRTPDRLQFARTCYDHMAGTLAVQLHDRLLEAGWLQEPQEGAQEYVLSPAGEGFFVGLGIDVQALASLRRRFACPCLDWSMRRPHLSGALGAALLQEAIRRKWLTQDLDSRALGLTALGRKELASRFDVQLEEPDSPARRVGNTGKPGRPAVTQAS, from the coding sequence ATGAATGCACAGCAGCACGACAACGCCGTATCCCAGGTCGCCGCGGCCATTGCCGAGCCGGCGCGGACGAAAATGCTCTGCGCGCTGATGGACGGCCACGCGCGCACCAGCACCGAACTGGCAGCGATCGCCGATGTCAGCGCCTCCACCGCCAGCGCGCACCTGGGCAAGCTCAAGGAACTGGCCCTGGTGCGCCTGCATGTGCAGGGCCGCCATCGTTACTACAGCCTGGCCGACAAGCGCGTGGCACAGGCCCTGGAAGCGCTGATGGTGATCGGCCGCAACGCCACGCCCGCGTTCAGTCCGCGCACCCCGGACCGCCTGCAGTTCGCCCGCACCTGCTACGACCATATGGCCGGCACCCTGGCGGTGCAGCTGCATGACCGCCTGCTCGAGGCCGGCTGGTTGCAGGAGCCGCAGGAGGGCGCCCAGGAGTACGTCCTGAGCCCGGCCGGCGAAGGGTTTTTTGTTGGGCTGGGCATCGATGTGCAAGCTCTGGCCAGCCTGCGCCGGCGCTTTGCCTGCCCGTGCCTGGACTGGAGCATGCGCCGCCCGCACCTGAGCGGGGCGCTGGGGGCTGCGTTGTTGCAGGAGGCGATCCGGCGCAAATGGCTGACCCAGGACCTGGACAGCCGGGCGCTGGGCTTGACCGCCCTGGGGCGCAAGGAGCTTGCCAGTCGGTTCGACGTCCAGCTCGAAGAACCGGACAGCCCGGCCCGGCGTGTCGGGAACACTGGCAAACCGGGGCGGCCGGCCGTTACCCAGGCTTCATAG
- a CDS encoding AAA family ATPase: MLIVFSGLPGSGKTTIARALASHLRATYLRIDNIEQALRNGGLVEVGKAGYDIANALARSNLALGNRVVADCVNPVAESRQAWQGIAEAEQSPLLNIEVVCTDVAEHRRRVENREADVPGLRPPSWQSVLDHDYQAWSGERLTLDSSLLSPAEAVRIIVGHLEAL, encoded by the coding sequence ATGCTCATCGTCTTCAGTGGCCTGCCCGGCAGCGGCAAGACCACCATCGCCCGGGCCCTGGCCAGCCATCTGCGGGCCACCTATCTGCGCATCGACAACATCGAGCAGGCACTGCGCAACGGCGGGCTGGTGGAAGTCGGCAAGGCCGGGTACGACATCGCCAATGCCCTGGCCCGCAGCAACCTGGCCCTGGGCAACCGGGTGGTGGCCGATTGCGTCAATCCGGTCGCCGAGAGCCGCCAGGCCTGGCAGGGCATAGCCGAAGCCGAGCAGAGCCCGCTGCTCAACATCGAGGTGGTCTGCACCGATGTCGCCGAGCACCGGCGCCGGGTGGAAAACCGTGAGGCGGATGTGCCCGGGTTGCGCCCACCCAGCTGGCAGTCGGTGCTCGATCACGATTACCAGGCCTGGAGCGGCGAGCGCTTGACGCTGGACAGTTCGCTGTTGTCGCCGGCGGAGGCGGTGCGGATCATCGTCGGGCATCTGGAAGCGCTTTAA
- a CDS encoding circularly permuted type 2 ATP-grasp protein: MSRAFFNEMYDASGGCRPHYQEFARWLADTPVELLDQRRREADLLFHRAGITFTLYGDEQGTERLIPFDIIPRSIKASEWRNVERGCIQRVQALNMFLADIYHGQRILKEGIIPAEQVLANEGYQVAMRGLDLHRNIYSHISGVDLVRDGDGSYYVLEDNLRTPSGVSYMLEDRKMMMRLFPELFAAQRVAPIDHYPNLLLDTLKSSSPLDNPTVVVLTPGRFNSAYFEHAFLAREMGVELVEGADLFVRDDRVFMRTTSGAQAVDVIYRRLDDAFLDPLSFNPDSMLGVPGLIAAYRSGNVVLANAVGTGVADDKSIYPYVDEMIRFYLSEEPILKNVPTWQCRKPEELSHVLANLPDLVVKETQGSGGYGMLVGPAATAAEIEDFRARLKARPEAYIAQPTLCLSTCPTFVENGIAPRHIDLRPFVLSGSETRLVPGGLTRVALREGSLVVNSSQGGGTKDTWVVED; the protein is encoded by the coding sequence ATGTCCCGTGCTTTTTTTAACGAAATGTATGATGCGAGTGGTGGCTGCCGCCCACATTACCAGGAGTTCGCCCGCTGGCTGGCGGACACCCCAGTGGAGCTGCTGGACCAGCGTCGGCGCGAAGCCGACCTGCTGTTCCACCGCGCTGGCATCACCTTCACGTTGTACGGTGACGAGCAAGGCACTGAACGGCTGATTCCCTTCGACATCATCCCGCGCAGCATCAAGGCCAGCGAATGGCGGAACGTCGAGCGCGGCTGCATCCAGCGGGTCCAGGCCCTGAACATGTTCCTGGCCGATATCTACCACGGGCAACGCATTCTCAAGGAGGGCATCATCCCGGCCGAGCAGGTGCTGGCCAACGAGGGTTACCAGGTGGCGATGCGCGGCCTGGATTTGCACCGCAATATCTATTCGCACATCTCCGGCGTCGACCTGGTGCGTGACGGCGACGGCAGCTACTACGTGCTGGAAGACAACCTGCGCACCCCCAGCGGCGTGAGCTACATGCTCGAAGACCGCAAGATGATGATGCGCCTGTTCCCCGAACTCTTTGCCGCGCAACGGGTGGCGCCCATCGACCACTACCCGAACCTGTTGCTCGATACCCTGAAAAGCTCCAGTCCGCTGGACAACCCGACGGTGGTGGTGCTGACCCCGGGGCGCTTCAACAGCGCCTATTTCGAGCATGCGTTCCTGGCCCGGGAGATGGGCGTGGAGCTGGTGGAAGGCGCCGACCTGTTCGTGCGCGACGACCGCGTATTCATGCGCACCACCTCCGGTGCCCAGGCGGTGGATGTGATCTACCGCCGTCTCGACGACGCCTTCCTCGACCCCTTGTCGTTCAACCCCGATTCCATGCTCGGCGTGCCCGGGCTGATCGCCGCCTACCGTTCCGGCAACGTGGTGCTGGCCAACGCGGTGGGCACCGGGGTGGCGGACGACAAGTCGATCTACCCCTATGTCGACGAGATGATCCGCTTCTACCTGAGCGAGGAACCGATCCTGAAGAACGTGCCGACCTGGCAATGTCGCAAACCCGAGGAACTGTCCCACGTACTGGCCAACCTGCCGGACCTCGTGGTCAAGGAAACCCAGGGCTCCGGCGGCTACGGCATGCTGGTGGGGCCGGCGGCCACCGCGGCGGAGATCGAAGACTTCCGCGCCCGGCTCAAGGCCCGCCCCGAGGCCTATATCGCCCAACCCACCCTGTGCCTGTCGACGTGCCCGACCTTTGTCGAGAACGGCATCGCCCCGCGACATATCGACCTGCGTCCGTTCGTCCTGTCGGGCAGCGAAACCCGCCTGGTGCCGGGCGGCCTGACGCGCGTGGCCTTGCGCGAAGGCTCGCTGGTGGTGAACTCGTCGCAGGGCGGCGGCACCAAAGACACCTGGGTCGTGGAGGATTGA
- a CDS encoding alpha-E domain-containing protein, producing MLSRTAADLYWMSRYLERAENLARMLEVSYSLSLMPQAGRSDGHAELAMSLLAAGTLDDYNQRYGELNTERMLHFFALDETNPGSIYCCLRAARTNAHAVRGRITADMWENINATWLEMRNIAKSGLGRYGISHFCEWVKERSHLFRGATSGTIMRNDAYCFIRLGTFIERADNTLRLLDARYEMFGEESEEVSDNSARGYYQWSALLRALSSFEAFNEIYRNAPGAEQVSEMLLLRADVPRSLHACVEELDQILASLPGNNGRPAQRLAAELNARLRYTGIDEILASGLHLWLSDFIAQIRHLGQTVHESYLEVV from the coding sequence ATGCTTTCAAGAACCGCTGCAGACCTCTACTGGATGTCCCGTTACCTGGAGCGCGCCGAGAACCTGGCGCGCATGCTCGAAGTCAGTTACTCGCTGTCGCTGATGCCCCAGGCGGGGCGTAGCGACGGCCATGCCGAGCTGGCGATGTCGCTGCTGGCCGCCGGTACCCTGGACGACTACAACCAGCGTTACGGCGAGCTGAATACCGAACGCATGCTGCATTTCTTCGCCCTCGACGAGACCAACCCCGGCAGTATCTATTGCTGCCTGCGGGCGGCGCGGACCAACGCCCACGCGGTGCGCGGGCGCATCACCGCCGACATGTGGGAAAACATCAACGCCACCTGGCTGGAGATGCGCAACATCGCCAAGAGCGGCCTGGGGCGCTACGGCATCAGCCATTTCTGCGAGTGGGTCAAGGAGCGTTCGCACCTGTTCCGTGGCGCGACCTCGGGCACCATCATGCGCAACGACGCCTATTGCTTCATTCGCCTGGGCACCTTTATCGAGCGGGCCGACAACACCCTGCGCCTGCTGGATGCGCGCTACGAAATGTTCGGCGAGGAGTCGGAGGAGGTCAGCGACAACTCGGCCCGCGGCTACTACCAGTGGAGCGCCTTGCTTCGCGCCTTGTCCTCGTTCGAGGCGTTCAACGAGATCTACCGCAATGCGCCGGGGGCCGAGCAGGTGTCCGAGATGCTGCTGTTGCGCGCCGACGTACCACGCTCGCTGCATGCCTGCGTCGAGGAGCTGGACCAGATCCTCGCCAGCCTGCCGGGCAACAACGGCCGTCCGGCCCAGCGCCTGGCCGCCGAGCTGAACGCGCGCCTGCGCTACACCGGGATCGACGAGATCCTCGCGTCGGGCTTGCACCTGTGGCTGAGCGACTTCATCGCTCAGATCCGTCACCTGGGGCAGACCGTCCACGAATCCTATCTGGAGGTTGTATGA
- a CDS encoding transglutaminase family protein produces the protein MKLSIRHDTTYSYADEVCTSIQFLRLTPQNSERQHILEWHLELPRLVRSQLDPYGNILHVLTMDEPHGALVLSAYGQVEIDQAREVEHDSQSPLPFLRSSPLTKADAALGAFAAQHCGTRRDRAALIELMHALAAHMVYSPGATTVDTTAAEAFAGRVGVCQDHTHAFLACARGLGIPARYVSGYLCTEDENHLASHAWAEAWIDGGWYSFDVTNRLARPERHLKLAVGLDYLDACPVRGMRRGGGAEHMLARVQVNSMFQVQHQ, from the coding sequence ATGAAACTTTCCATACGCCACGACACCACCTACAGCTACGCCGACGAAGTCTGCACCAGCATCCAGTTCCTGCGCCTGACCCCGCAGAACAGCGAGCGCCAGCACATCCTCGAATGGCACCTGGAACTGCCGCGCCTGGTGCGCAGCCAGCTCGATCCCTACGGCAATATCCTGCACGTGCTGACCATGGACGAACCCCATGGCGCCCTGGTCCTGAGCGCCTATGGCCAGGTGGAAATCGACCAGGCCCGGGAGGTGGAACACGACAGCCAGTCGCCGCTGCCGTTCCTGCGCAGCAGCCCGCTGACCAAGGCCGACGCGGCCCTCGGCGCCTTTGCCGCGCAGCATTGCGGCACCCGGCGCGACCGCGCGGCGCTGATCGAGCTGATGCATGCCCTGGCCGCGCACATGGTCTACAGCCCGGGCGCGACCACGGTGGACACCACCGCGGCCGAGGCTTTCGCCGGCCGGGTCGGGGTCTGCCAGGACCACACCCATGCGTTCCTGGCCTGCGCCCGCGGCCTGGGGATTCCCGCGCGTTATGTCTCCGGCTACCTGTGCACCGAAGACGAAAACCACCTGGCCAGCCACGCCTGGGCGGAGGCCTGGATCGACGGCGGCTGGTACAGCTTCGACGTGACCAACCGCCTGGCGCGGCCCGAACGGCACCTGAAGCTGGCGGTCGGCCTCGACTACCTCGACGCCTGCCCGGTGCGCGGCATGCGTCGCGGCGGTGGCGCCGAACACATGCTGGCGCGGGTCCAGGTGAACTCGATGTTCCAGGTCCAGCACCAGTAG
- a CDS encoding N-acetylmuramoyl-L-alanine amidase — protein MKKYTTVLSLLLAMTGCTSSNQDTSEARLTEKEGYVLSKGERAVAKNHRIRFLVLHYTALDQAQSFETLTRSEHVSANYLIPDRPKTYKGLPVADQLVDDHDRSWHAGVSQWKNRSNLNDTSLGIEIVNAGWDQDTGQLLGEPYNERQIELLISLTRDLVRKYDIQPTDIVGHSDIAPGRKIDPGPFFPWKRLAEAGIGAWPDEHTIDDYLTRFSVSPPSMVQVTKALQTYGYGYLDQQPERVVEAFQMRFNQENVSGIVDIRTAAILFSLIDKYHGKDKASAILLPPEVAALG, from the coding sequence ATGAAGAAATACACCACGGTCTTAAGCCTCTTGCTGGCGATGACCGGTTGTACCAGCAGCAACCAAGACACCTCCGAGGCCAGGCTCACGGAGAAAGAGGGCTACGTCCTTTCGAAAGGCGAAAGGGCGGTGGCGAAGAACCATCGGATCCGTTTCCTGGTCCTGCACTACACCGCGCTCGATCAGGCGCAGTCCTTCGAAACGCTGACGCGATCGGAACACGTCAGCGCCAACTACCTGATTCCCGACCGGCCGAAGACCTACAAGGGCCTGCCGGTGGCCGACCAGTTGGTCGATGACCACGACCGGTCCTGGCATGCGGGAGTGAGCCAGTGGAAGAACCGCAGCAACCTGAATGACACCTCGCTCGGGATCGAGATCGTCAACGCTGGCTGGGACCAGGACACCGGCCAGTTGCTGGGCGAGCCCTACAACGAGCGCCAGATAGAACTGCTGATCAGCCTGACCCGGGACCTGGTCAGGAAGTACGACATACAGCCGACGGACATCGTCGGGCACTCGGATATCGCCCCCGGGCGCAAGATCGATCCGGGGCCGTTCTTTCCCTGGAAACGGCTTGCCGAAGCCGGCATTGGCGCCTGGCCCGACGAGCACACCATCGACGACTACCTGACTCGCTTCAGCGTGTCGCCGCCGAGCATGGTCCAGGTCACGAAGGCGCTGCAAACCTATGGTTATGGCTATCTGGACCAACAACCGGAAAGGGTGGTGGAAGCCTTCCAGATGCGCTTTAACCAGGAGAATGTCAGCGGGATCGTGGATATCCGCACAGCGGCCATCCTGTTTTCCCTGATCGACAAATATCACGGCAAGGACAAGGCGAGCGCCATTCTGCTGCCGCCGGAAGTGGCGGCTCTCGGCTAG
- a CDS encoding branched-chain amino acid aminotransferase, whose amino-acid sequence MGNESINWDKLGFDYIKTDKRYLSHWRNGEWDKGTLTEDNVLHISEGSTALHYGQQCFEGLKAYRCKDGSINLFRPDQNAARMQRSCARLLMPQVSTEQFVEACKQVVRANERFIPPYGTGGALYLRPFVIGVGDNIGVRTAPEFIFSIFAIPVGAYFKGGLTPHNFLISTYDRAAPQGTGAAKVGGNYAASLMPGSEAKKKHFADCIYLDPLTHSKIEEVGSANFFGITFDNKFVTPKSPSVLPGITRLSLIELAKTRLGLEVIEGDVLIDKLSDFKEAGACGTAAVITPIGGIEYQDKLHVFYSEKEVGPITQKLYKELTGVQTGDVEAPAGWIVKV is encoded by the coding sequence ATGGGTAACGAAAGCATCAATTGGGACAAGCTGGGTTTTGACTACATCAAGACAGACAAGCGCTATCTGTCGCACTGGCGGAACGGCGAGTGGGACAAAGGCACCCTGACCGAAGATAACGTGCTGCACATCAGCGAAGGCTCCACCGCCCTTCACTATGGCCAGCAGTGCTTCGAAGGCCTAAAGGCCTACCGCTGCAAGGACGGTTCGATCAACCTGTTCCGCCCGGACCAGAACGCCGCCCGCATGCAGCGCAGCTGCGCGCGCCTGCTGATGCCGCAGGTGTCCACCGAGCAGTTTGTCGAAGCGTGCAAGCAAGTGGTACGCGCCAACGAACGCTTCATCCCGCCTTACGGCACTGGCGGCGCGCTGTACCTGCGCCCGTTCGTGATCGGCGTGGGTGACAACATCGGCGTACGTACCGCCCCCGAGTTCATCTTCTCGATCTTCGCCATTCCGGTCGGCGCCTACTTCAAGGGCGGCCTGACCCCGCACAACTTCCTGATCTCCACCTACGATCGCGCGGCGCCCCAGGGCACCGGCGCGGCCAAGGTCGGTGGCAACTACGCCGCCAGCCTGATGCCAGGTTCGGAAGCCAAGAAGAAGCACTTCGCCGACTGCATCTACCTGGACCCTTTGACCCACTCGAAGATCGAGGAAGTCGGTTCGGCCAACTTCTTCGGCATCACCTTTGATAACAAATTCGTCACGCCGAAGTCGCCGTCGGTACTGCCGGGCATCACTCGCCTGTCGCTGATCGAACTGGCCAAGACCCGCCTGGGCCTGGAAGTGATCGAAGGCGATGTGCTGATCGACAAGCTGTCGGACTTCAAGGAAGCCGGCGCCTGCGGCACCGCCGCGGTGATCACGCCGATCGGCGGCATCGAGTACCAGGACAAGCTGCACGTGTTCTACAGCGAAAAAGAAGTCGGCCCGATCACCCAGAAGCTCTACAAAGAGCTGACCGGGGTACAGACCGGCGACGTCGAAGCGCCAGCCGGCTGGATCGTCAAGGTCTGA
- the lpdA gene encoding dihydrolipoyl dehydrogenase yields the protein MQQTLNTTLLIIGGGPGGYVAAIRAGQLGISTILVEGQALGGTCLNIGCIPSKALIHVAEQFQQTRHHSQGSALGINVAAPTLDIGKSVEWKDGIVDRLTTGVAALLKKHKVQVIHGWAKVVDGKTVDIEGADTRIQCEHLLLATGSKSVNLPMLPLGGPIISSTEALAPKALPKRLIVVGGGYIGLELGIAYRKLGAEVSVVEAQERILPAYDSELTQPVLESVKQLGIKLYLKHSVEDFDAGTNTLQVRDPNGDSLNLETDQVLVAVGRKPNTQGWNLEALNLEMNGSALRIDQRCQTSMRNVWAIGDLAGEPMLAHRAMAQGEMVAELIAGQHREFNPTAIAAVCFTDPELVVVGKTPDEAKAAGLDCIVSSFPFAANGRAMTLESKSGFVRVVARRDNHLIVGWQAVGVGVSELSTAFGQSLEMGARLEDIAGTIHAHPTLGEAVQEAALRALGHALHL from the coding sequence ATGCAACAGACTCTGAACACTACCTTGCTGATCATCGGCGGCGGCCCTGGCGGTTATGTGGCGGCGATCCGCGCCGGCCAGCTGGGCATCTCGACCATCCTGGTGGAAGGCCAGGCGCTGGGCGGCACCTGCCTGAACATCGGCTGCATCCCGTCCAAGGCGCTGATCCATGTCGCCGAACAGTTCCAGCAGACCCGCCATCACAGCCAGGGCTCGGCCCTGGGCATCAACGTTGCCGCGCCGACCCTGGACATCGGCAAGAGCGTGGAATGGAAGGATGGCATCGTCGACCGCCTGACCACTGGTGTCGCCGCCCTGCTGAAAAAGCACAAGGTCCAGGTGATCCATGGCTGGGCCAAGGTCGTCGACGGCAAGACCGTGGACATCGAAGGCGCCGACACCCGCATCCAGTGCGAGCACCTGCTGCTGGCCACCGGTTCGAAAAGCGTCAACCTGCCGATGCTGCCGCTTGGCGGGCCGATCATCTCCTCCACCGAAGCCCTGGCGCCCAAGGCCCTGCCCAAGCGCTTGATCGTGGTCGGCGGCGGCTATATCGGCCTGGAGCTGGGCATCGCCTACCGCAAGCTCGGCGCCGAGGTCAGCGTGGTCGAAGCCCAGGAGCGCATCCTGCCGGCCTATGACAGCGAGCTGACCCAACCGGTGCTCGAATCGGTGAAGCAACTGGGGATCAAGCTCTACCTCAAGCACAGCGTCGAAGATTTCGATGCCGGGACCAACACCTTGCAGGTGCGTGACCCGAACGGCGACAGCCTGAACCTGGAAACCGACCAGGTGCTGGTGGCGGTCGGGCGCAAGCCAAACACCCAGGGCTGGAACCTCGAAGCGCTGAACCTGGAGATGAACGGCTCGGCCCTGCGCATCGACCAGCGCTGCCAGACCAGCATGCGCAATGTCTGGGCGATCGGCGACCTCGCCGGCGAACCGATGCTCGCGCACCGGGCCATGGCCCAGGGCGAGATGGTCGCCGAGCTGATCGCCGGCCAGCATCGGGAATTCAACCCGACGGCCATTGCAGCGGTGTGCTTCACCGACCCGGAACTGGTAGTGGTCGGCAAGACCCCGGACGAAGCCAAGGCCGCCGGCCTGGATTGCATCGTCTCGAGCTTCCCGTTCGCCGCCAACGGCCGCGCCATGACCCTGGAATCGAAAAGCGGTTTCGTGCGGGTGGTGGCACGCCGTGACAATCACCTGATTGTCGGCTGGCAGGCGGTGGGCGTCGGCGTGTCCGAGCTGTCCACGGCCTTCGGCCAGTCCCTGGAAATGGGCGCGCGCCTGGAAGATATCGCCGGCACCATCCACGCCCACCCGACCCTGGGCGAGGCGGTGCAGGAAGCGGCATTGCGGGCCCTGGGCCACGCCTTGCATCTGTAA